From one Maritimibacter sp. DP1N21-5 genomic stretch:
- a CDS encoding 1-acyl-sn-glycerol-3-phosphate acyltransferase: MTRTVELPLWLLVLILAFAAVTLASHFLFPSVRWFFRRRMERAVARLNTRLTRPIEPFKLAHRHDLIQRLVYDGEVSEAIRDHAREEGVPEQVGFELARRYAREIVPRFSAFLYFSFARRLTRTISRWFYRVRIDEIDEQVIKDIDPDATVVYVMNHRSNMDYMLVTWLAMGRSHLSYAVGEWARVWPLSVLIRAMGAYFIRRKSRNALYRKVLERYIQVAVAEGTTQGIFPEGGLSLTGEVGEPKLGLISYIVDGFKPGVSRDVVFVPVGLNYDRVIEDRVLIGASRSGVRRFRLRAFDLLRHVLAHLFLKITGRFKRFGYASVSVGEPLSLAAFLSENPHLKSPTTQLARRMMARIRAAVPVLPVPVMAAVLSEETSLTRAEISERFNTMVRDMARRGAQIHMPRSPRFDPVEQGLELLLVRRAIEEKDGRIIVNDSERELLHYYARSIAHLCPGLAIPAPGVPTATKSSAT, translated from the coding sequence ATGACACGCACGGTTGAATTGCCGCTCTGGCTGCTCGTCCTGATCCTTGCCTTCGCCGCCGTGACGCTGGCGTCGCATTTCCTGTTCCCGTCGGTTCGCTGGTTTTTCCGTCGCCGGATGGAACGCGCCGTGGCGCGGTTGAACACGCGCCTAACCCGGCCGATCGAGCCCTTCAAGCTCGCCCACCGGCACGACCTTATCCAGCGGCTTGTTTACGACGGCGAGGTGTCCGAGGCGATCCGGGACCATGCCCGCGAGGAAGGTGTGCCGGAACAAGTCGGCTTCGAACTGGCCCGCCGCTACGCCCGCGAGATCGTGCCGCGGTTTTCGGCCTTCCTTTACTTCAGCTTCGCGCGGCGATTGACGCGGACCATTTCCCGCTGGTTCTACCGGGTGCGGATCGACGAGATCGACGAGCAGGTGATCAAGGATATCGACCCCGATGCCACCGTCGTCTACGTCATGAACCACCGGTCGAACATGGATTACATGCTGGTCACGTGGCTCGCGATGGGGCGGTCGCATCTGTCCTATGCGGTGGGAGAATGGGCGCGGGTCTGGCCCCTGTCGGTGCTGATCCGGGCGATGGGTGCCTATTTCATCCGGCGGAAAAGCCGCAATGCGCTCTATCGCAAGGTGCTCGAACGCTACATTCAGGTCGCCGTGGCCGAGGGCACGACGCAGGGCATTTTTCCTGAGGGCGGGCTGTCGCTGACGGGTGAAGTCGGCGAGCCGAAGCTGGGTCTCATTTCGTATATCGTGGACGGGTTCAAGCCGGGGGTGTCGCGGGACGTGGTCTTCGTGCCGGTGGGGCTCAATTACGACCGGGTGATCGAAGACCGGGTCCTGATCGGGGCTTCGCGAAGCGGTGTGCGGCGGTTCCGGCTGCGGGCCTTCGACCTGTTGCGACACGTCCTGGCGCATCTGTTTCTGAAGATCACGGGCCGGTTCAAACGCTTCGGCTATGCCAGCGTGAGCGTGGGCGAGCCCCTGTCGCTGGCGGCCTTCCTGTCGGAGAACCCGCATCTGAAGTCGCCGACGACCCAGCTCGCGCGGCGCATGATGGCGCGGATCCGGGCCGCGGTTCCAGTCTTGCCGGTGCCGGTCATGGCGGCCGTGCTGTCAGAGGAGACCAGCCTGACGCGCGCCGAGATTTCCGAGCGCTTCAACACGATGGTGCGCGACATGGCGCGGCGGGGCGCGCAGATCCATATGCCGCGTTCGCCCCGGTTCGATCCCGTGGAGCAGGGGCTCGAGCTCCTCCTCGTGCGCCGCGCCATCGAGGAAAAGGATGGGCGCATCATTGTGAACGACAGCGAACGCGAGTTGCTGCACTATTACGCCAGATCCATCGCGCATCTCTGCCCCGGGCTGGCCATACCCGCGCCGGGCGTGCCCACCGCTACGAAATCGAGCGCGACATAA
- the ccrA gene encoding crotonyl-CoA carboxylase/reductase, protein MSLDAPAIAAYDAPEKDLYEIGEIPPMGYVPKQMYAWAIRRDRQGEPNKAMQVEVVDVPRIDSHEVLVLVMAAGVNYNGIWAGLGVPISMFDVHKQDYHIAGSDASGIVWAVGDKVKTWKVGDEVVIHCNQDDGDDEECNGGDPMYSPSQRIWGYETPDGSFAQFTRVQAQQLLPRPKHLTWEESACYTLTLATAYRMLFGHHPHELKPGQNVLVWGASGGLGSYAIQLINAAGGNAIGVISGEDKRDFVMQLGAKGVINRKDFNCWGQLPTVNTDEYKEWFKEARRFGAAIWEFTGKGNNVDIVFEHPGEATFPVSSFVCKKGGMVVICAGTSGFNCTFDVRYIWMHQKRLQGSHFAHLKQAAAANKLMIERRIDPFMSEVFPWDEIPAAHMMMYKNEHKPGNMSVLVQAPRTGLRTLEDVIDAR, encoded by the coding sequence ATGTCACTCGATGCACCGGCGATCGCCGCCTACGACGCGCCCGAAAAGGATCTCTACGAGATCGGCGAGATCCCCCCGATGGGTTACGTGCCGAAACAGATGTATGCCTGGGCCATCCGTCGGGACCGTCAGGGCGAACCCAACAAGGCGATGCAGGTCGAGGTGGTCGACGTGCCCCGGATCGACAGCCATGAGGTTCTGGTCCTCGTGATGGCGGCGGGCGTCAACTACAACGGCATCTGGGCCGGTCTCGGCGTCCCGATCAGCATGTTCGACGTCCACAAGCAGGACTACCACATCGCCGGCTCCGACGCGTCGGGTATCGTCTGGGCGGTGGGTGACAAGGTGAAGACCTGGAAAGTGGGCGACGAGGTCGTCATCCACTGCAATCAGGACGACGGCGACGACGAAGAATGCAACGGTGGCGACCCGATGTATTCGCCGAGCCAGCGGATCTGGGGCTACGAGACGCCGGACGGCTCCTTCGCCCAGTTCACCCGCGTGCAGGCGCAGCAGCTTCTGCCGCGTCCCAAGCACCTGACCTGGGAAGAAAGCGCCTGTTACACGCTGACGCTCGCCACCGCCTACCGGATGCTCTTCGGCCACCACCCGCATGAGTTGAAGCCCGGTCAGAACGTACTGGTCTGGGGGGCCTCGGGCGGTCTCGGTTCCTATGCGATCCAGCTCATCAACGCCGCGGGCGGCAACGCGATCGGCGTGATCTCGGGCGAGGACAAGCGCGACTTCGTCATGCAGCTGGGCGCCAAGGGCGTCATCAACCGCAAGGACTTCAACTGTTGGGGCCAGCTTCCCACGGTGAACACCGACGAATACAAGGAGTGGTTCAAGGAAGCCCGTCGCTTCGGCGCGGCGATCTGGGAGTTCACCGGCAAGGGCAACAACGTCGACATCGTCTTCGAGCACCCGGGCGAAGCGACGTTCCCTGTCTCCTCCTTCGTCTGCAAGAAGGGCGGCATGGTCGTGATCTGCGCCGGGACCTCCGGTTTCAACTGCACCTTCGACGTGCGCTACATCTGGATGCACCAAAAGCGCTTGCAAGGGTCGCACTTCGCCCACCTGAAGCAGGCGGCGGCGGCGAACAAGCTGATGATCGAACGGCGCATCGACCCCTTCATGTCGGAGGTGTTCCCCTGGGACGAAATCCCCGCGGCGCATATGATGATGTACAAGAACGAGCATAAGCCCGGGAACATGTCGGTTCTCGTTCAGGCGCCCAGAACGGGTCTCAGGACGCTGGAAGACGTGATCGACGCGCGCTGA
- a CDS encoding autoinducer binding domain-containing protein, with the protein MTMKARVQTLLSSLASADTLERLQAVTEAVRDHYGVTHTVYHWVNSDGERFGAGTYPSSWVDRYLEMDYLRMDPVIFGCFQRFTPANWKQFDWSAKPARAMYLDALDHGLGNQGYSVPLHGPQGQFALFTLNHTCEDDVWEAFIEANDHDLIVLAHEFNKRALQFEQGSDPLAAPQLSPRELASIRCLARGLSRQQAATELGISEHTIRVYIESARHKLGAINTTHAVARALSTGLIIV; encoded by the coding sequence ATGACCATGAAGGCCAGAGTTCAAACGTTGCTTTCCTCTTTGGCGAGCGCCGACACGCTTGAGCGACTGCAAGCCGTGACCGAAGCGGTCCGGGACCACTACGGCGTTACGCATACGGTCTATCACTGGGTGAACTCGGACGGAGAACGCTTTGGGGCGGGGACCTATCCCTCGTCCTGGGTGGATCGCTATCTCGAGATGGACTACCTCCGGATGGACCCGGTGATCTTCGGCTGTTTCCAAAGGTTCACTCCGGCCAATTGGAAGCAGTTCGACTGGTCTGCCAAACCGGCGCGGGCGATGTATCTGGATGCGCTGGATCACGGGCTGGGCAATCAGGGCTATTCCGTCCCGCTCCACGGCCCGCAGGGGCAATTCGCGCTCTTCACCCTGAACCACACTTGCGAAGACGATGTATGGGAGGCTTTCATCGAGGCCAACGACCATGACCTCATCGTTCTGGCGCATGAGTTCAACAAGCGCGCGCTTCAGTTCGAGCAGGGCTCCGACCCGCTCGCCGCGCCGCAACTGTCTCCTCGCGAGCTCGCCTCGATCCGATGTCTGGCGCGGGGGCTGTCGCGGCAACAGGCGGCGACGGAGCTCGGCATCTCGGAACATACGATACGTGTCTATATCGAAAGCGCGCGCCACAAGCTGGGCGCGATCAATACGACCCATGCGGTGGCGCGCGCGCTCTCGACGGGGTTGATCATCGTTTGA
- a CDS encoding low molecular weight protein-tyrosine-phosphatase produces MSQSILFVCLGNICRSPAAEAVTRAFAQGRGVRVDSAGTSGWHIGEPPYGAMQAAARARGYDMSTLRARQFSTRDFGRFDMIVVMDDENRAEVEALRPAGDGTTVVLFTNFADVAGPFAGADHVPDPYYTRDFDGTLDLIEDCARGLIARL; encoded by the coding sequence ATGAGCCAGTCCATCCTCTTCGTCTGTCTTGGAAACATCTGCCGGTCGCCGGCAGCCGAGGCCGTGACGCGGGCCTTTGCCCAGGGGCGCGGCGTGAGGGTCGACAGTGCGGGCACCTCGGGCTGGCATATTGGCGAGCCGCCCTATGGCGCGATGCAGGCGGCGGCGCGGGCGCGGGGCTACGACATGTCCACCCTGCGCGCGCGCCAGTTTTCCACCCGGGATTTCGGCCGCTTCGACATGATCGTGGTGATGGACGACGAGAACCGCGCGGAGGTGGAGGCGCTTCGCCCGGCAGGCGACGGAACGACGGTCGTGCTGTTCACCAACTTTGCGGATGTTGCGGGGCCGTTCGCCGGAGCGGACCACGTGCCCGATCCTTACTACACGCGCGACTTCGACGGGACGCTCGACCTGATCGAAGACTGCGCGCGGGGTCTGATCGCCCGGCTCTAG
- a CDS encoding 1-phosphofructokinase family hexose kinase produces MTAILTVTLNPALDLSTSAPVVRPGDKLRCDALRAEPGGGGVNVARAVGILGGRAQAFVARAGHVGDQFADLLATEPLDPVWFDMPGETRQSLAVTDRESGAQYRFVMPGPVWTEALGDRACAAIAEAAHEDALVVLSGSQPPGLPAAFPGALVAATAQKGARVILDTSGPPLRTLASASAPYVLRLDGAESADLAGHPLPDRAAVAGFAQTLVAKGLAEIVVLAMGAQGSVLASRAGLFHATTPDVPVRSKIGAGDSFVGGFALALSQGALPEAALVRGCAAASAAVMTDGTELCRPADVDRLAAAATLTRL; encoded by the coding sequence ATGACCGCGATCCTCACCGTGACCCTGAACCCAGCGCTTGACCTGTCGACTTCGGCCCCCGTGGTGCGCCCCGGTGACAAGCTGCGCTGCGATGCTCTGAGGGCGGAACCCGGTGGCGGCGGGGTGAATGTGGCACGGGCCGTCGGCATTCTGGGCGGGCGGGCGCAGGCCTTCGTCGCGCGCGCAGGTCACGTGGGCGACCAATTCGCCGACCTCCTCGCGACAGAGCCGCTCGATCCGGTCTGGTTCGACATGCCCGGCGAGACCCGCCAGTCCCTCGCCGTCACCGACCGCGAAAGCGGCGCTCAATACCGCTTCGTCATGCCGGGACCGGTCTGGACCGAGGCACTGGGTGACAGGGCCTGCGCCGCCATCGCCGAAGCCGCGCACGAGGACGCGCTCGTCGTCCTCTCGGGAAGCCAGCCTCCCGGCCTGCCTGCCGCATTCCCGGGGGCGCTCGTCGCGGCGACAGCGCAAAAGGGTGCGCGGGTCATCCTCGACACCTCCGGCCCGCCGCTTCGCACGCTTGCCTCCGCCTCTGCCCCCTATGTGCTGCGCCTCGACGGAGCCGAAAGCGCCGATCTTGCCGGGCATCCCCTGCCCGACCGTGCCGCCGTCGCCGGTTTTGCCCAGACGCTGGTGGCCAAGGGGCTGGCCGAGATCGTGGTCCTGGCGATGGGGGCGCAGGGCTCGGTGCTGGCAAGCCGCGCGGGGCTCTTTCATGCCACGACGCCCGATGTGCCGGTGCGCTCCAAGATCGGAGCGGGTGACAGCTTCGTGGGCGGCTTCGCCCTCGCCCTGTCCCAAGGCGCCCTGCCCGAGGCCGCGCTGGTAAGGGGCTGCGCCGCGGCTTCCGCCGCCGTCATGACCGATGGAACCGAACTGTGCCGGCCCGCCGATGTCGACCGCCTCGCCGCCGCTGCCACACTGACGCGGCTTTGA
- a CDS encoding glycerophosphodiester phosphodiesterase family protein, which translates to MIPKRSFFTALAASPVILGALMAGTAMANTVELGPRPFYLIDRMEAGPLKDKLASCTGMEMQSSPFSIAHRGAPLMFPEHTVESNRAAARMGAGVMECDVAFTADKELVCRHAQNDLHTTTNILATDLAAKCTVPFTGATGTEEAQVECRTSDITLAEFKGLIGKMDAGNPEATTVEDYMNATAPWRTDLYSAMGGTLMTHADSIALFDEMDAQFTPELKDPAVDMPFDGYTMDDYAHQMIEEYRVAGIDPARVWPQSFNEDVVKYWIENEGEFGAQAVFLVEWTDGFDEQDETTWLQDFAALKADGVNYLAPSINMLVTLEEGEIVASAYAKAAKAAGLNLIAWTLERSGPLMNGGGWYYESVNEVIDNDADYFEVLDALAQDVGVQGVFSDWPATVTYYANCMGIGS; encoded by the coding sequence ATGATCCCGAAACGCAGCTTTTTCACGGCGCTTGCCGCCAGCCCCGTCATTCTGGGCGCACTGATGGCAGGCACCGCCATGGCGAATACCGTGGAACTGGGACCGCGGCCCTTTTATCTCATCGACCGGATGGAGGCGGGTCCACTCAAGGACAAGCTCGCCTCCTGCACGGGGATGGAGATGCAGTCGTCGCCCTTTTCCATCGCGCACCGGGGCGCACCGCTCATGTTTCCGGAGCACACGGTGGAGAGCAATCGCGCCGCCGCACGGATGGGCGCAGGCGTGATGGAATGTGACGTGGCCTTCACGGCGGACAAGGAACTCGTCTGCCGCCATGCGCAGAACGACCTGCATACGACCACGAATATCCTGGCCACGGACCTCGCCGCCAAATGCACTGTCCCCTTCACGGGGGCGACCGGCACCGAAGAGGCTCAGGTGGAATGTCGGACTTCGGACATCACGCTGGCCGAGTTCAAAGGGCTCATCGGCAAGATGGACGCGGGCAATCCGGAGGCGACCACGGTCGAGGACTACATGAACGCGACCGCGCCCTGGCGCACCGATCTTTATTCGGCGATGGGCGGCACGCTCATGACGCATGCGGACTCGATCGCGCTCTTCGACGAAATGGACGCACAATTCACCCCCGAGTTGAAGGACCCGGCGGTCGACATGCCCTTCGACGGCTACACGATGGACGACTATGCCCATCAGATGATCGAGGAATACCGCGTCGCCGGGATCGACCCCGCCCGCGTCTGGCCGCAGAGTTTCAACGAAGACGTGGTGAAATACTGGATCGAGAACGAGGGGGAGTTCGGGGCACAGGCCGTGTTCCTCGTGGAATGGACCGATGGCTTCGACGAGCAGGACGAAACTACCTGGCTGCAGGATTTCGCGGCGTTGAAGGCGGACGGCGTCAATTACCTCGCCCCCTCGATCAACATGCTTGTCACGCTGGAAGAGGGCGAGATCGTTGCGTCCGCCTATGCGAAGGCCGCGAAGGCGGCCGGGCTGAACCTCATTGCCTGGACCCTGGAACGCTCGGGTCCGCTGATGAACGGGGGCGGCTGGTATTATGAGAGCGTGAACGAGGTGATCGACAACGACGCCGATTATTTCGAAGTGCTCGACGCGCTGGCGCAGGATGTGGGCGTGCAGGGCGTGTTTTCCGACTGGCCCGCGACGGTCACCTATTATGCCAATTGCATGGGCATCGGCTCCTGA
- a CDS encoding NADPH-dependent FMN reductase: MSQDAPLKIKIITASTRPGRIGPVVTDWIAGVARERAAFDIDVVDLAELDLPLMNEPKHPSMQDYQHEHTKRWAAIADEADGFIFVTPEYDFFPPASVVNALQYLLLEWSKKPAAVVSYGGVSGGLRSMQVLRGLMGNLNMVALSKSIPVPFVHRMVKDGVLEPNEAMIDGAKLMLDELESWGRGLREMRG; this comes from the coding sequence ATGTCGCAGGACGCGCCGCTCAAGATCAAGATCATCACCGCCTCGACCCGGCCCGGTCGCATCGGTCCCGTCGTGACCGACTGGATCGCCGGTGTCGCGCGCGAAAGGGCGGCTTTCGACATCGACGTCGTGGATCTGGCCGAGCTTGACCTGCCGCTGATGAACGAGCCGAAACATCCCTCGATGCAGGACTATCAGCACGAACATACCAAACGCTGGGCGGCGATCGCGGATGAGGCGGACGGGTTCATATTCGTCACGCCGGAATACGATTTCTTCCCCCCCGCGAGCGTGGTGAACGCGCTGCAGTATCTGCTTCTCGAATGGTCGAAGAAGCCGGCCGCGGTGGTAAGCTACGGCGGGGTGTCGGGCGGGCTCCGGTCGATGCAGGTCTTGCGCGGGCTGATGGGCAACCTCAACATGGTGGCCTTGTCGAAGTCGATCCCCGTGCCCTTCGTCCACCGCATGGTGAAAGACGGCGTGCTGGAACCCAACGAGGCAATGATCGACGGGGCGAAGCTCATGCTCGACGAGTTGGAAAGCTGGGGGCGCGGTCTGCGCGAGATGCGCGGTTAG